The following are encoded together in the Citrus sinensis cultivar Valencia sweet orange chromosome 1, DVS_A1.0, whole genome shotgun sequence genome:
- the LOC127903045 gene encoding uncharacterized protein LOC127903045 — protein MSTRLTTWADEIVIERRTIAERMLVRPVSPHRFQVIGGGLKEGLVDLQKKTCSCRVFQLDQLVCAHAIAACLTHRVDFINLCSDFYTTEWLTMAYAQPVEPVGDVADWEVLDEIQEMQVYPPVEAPPPGRRKELRIPSAGEDVNRWTVRCGRCHKLGHNRKRCKNLIASTRS, from the coding sequence ATGAGTACTCGACTAACAACATGGGCGGATGAAATAGTCATTGAGAGGAGAACTATAGCTGAAAGAATGCTAGTTCGGCCGGTGTCTCCGCATCGATTTCAAGTTATAGGTGGTGGGCTTAAGGAAGGTTTGGTTGACTTGCAAAAGAAAACTTGCTCCTGCAGAGTGTTTCAGCTTGATCAGCTTGTATGTGCTCATGCAATTGCGGCGTGTCTAACACACCGGGTCGATTTTATTAACCTTTGCTCGGACTTTTACACTACAGAATGGTTGACGATGGCTTATGCACAACCAGTGGAGCCAGTTGGCGATGTGGCTGATTGGGAAGTTCTAGATGAAATTCAGGAGATGCAAGTATACCCACCAGTTGAGGCACCACCACCCGGCCGTCGTAAAGAGCTCAGAATACCTTCGGCTGGCGAGGACGTTAACCGGTGGACTGTAAGATGCGGGCGGTGTCATAAACTGGGCCATAATCGTAAGCGATGTAAGAATCTCATTGCGTCGACTCGAAGTTAG
- the LOC102623433 gene encoding 60S ribosomal protein L9, which yields MKTILSSETMDIPDGVKVKINAKVIEVEGPRGKLSRDFKHLNLDFHLMTDEETGKRKLKIDAWFGSRKTSAAIRTALSHVGNLITGVTKGYRYKMRFVYAHFPINASIGNNNKAIEIRNFLGEKKVRKVDMLDGVTVIRSDKVKDELVLDGNDIELVSRSAALINQKCHVKNKDIRKFLDGIYVSEKSTILGEE from the exons ATGAAGACAATTCTCTCTTCAGAGACTATGGACATCCCAGATGGGGTGAAAGTCAAGATAAATGCAAAGGTTATTGAAGTAGAGGGACCGAGAGGTAAGCTCAGCCGCGACTTCAAGCATTTGAACCTCGACTTCCATCTCATGACTGACGAGGAAACCGGTAAGCGCAAGCTTAAGATCGATGCCTGGTTCGGCTCTCGCAAGACCAGCGCCGCCATCAGAACTGCCCTCAGCCATGTCGGCAATCTCATCACTGGTGTTACCAAGGGCTATCGCTACAAGATGAGATTTGTGTACGCTCACTTTCCCATCAACGCCTCCATCGGTAACAATAACAAGGCCATTGAGATCCGTAACTTTCTTGGAGAGAAAAAg GTTCGAAAAGTGGATATGCTTGATGGTGTTACCGTCATTAGGTCCGATAAGGTTAAGGATGAACTCGTTCTTGATGGAAATGACATTGAACTCGTGTCTCGCTCTGCTGCTCTAATCAATCAG AAATGCCATGTGAAGAACAAGGACATTAGGAAATTTCTTGATGGGATCTATGTCAGTGAGAAAAGCACCATACTTGGAGAAGAATGA
- the LOC102623157 gene encoding 2-oxoglutarate-Fe(II) type oxidoreductase hxnY-like, whose protein sequence is MENYEQSKIGSKAHTVLHCIDLSSPDIHQSVSLLKQACLDCGFFYVINHGISQEFMDEVFTQSKRFFNLPLNEKIKVLRNEKHRGYTPLHDELLDPDTQVHGDYKEGYYIGVEVPEGDPESEKPFYGPNVWPAPDILPGWRETMDRFHQEALEVAKVVARIIALALDLNTDFFDKPEILGEPIATLRLLHYEGQTSDPSKGIYGAGAHSDFGLITLLATDEVLGLQICKDKDAKPQIWEYVPPLKGAFIVNLGDMLERWSNCVFKSTLHRVLGNGRERYSIAYFVEPSHDCVVECLPTCKSEKNPPKFPPVKYGSYLSQRYKDTHADLSIYKK, encoded by the exons ATGGAAAATTATGAGCAGAGCAAAATTGGCTCCAAAGCGCACACTGTTCTTCATTGTATCGACCTCTCAAGCCCTGATATTCATCAATCCGTTTCCCTTTTAAAACAG GCATGCTTAGACTGTGGCTTTTTCTATGTAATAAATCATGGGATAAGTCAAGAATTCATGGACGAGGTCTTTACTCAGAGTAAGAGGTTTTTCAATTTGCcattaaatgagaaaattaagGTTTTAAGGAACGAAAAGCACAGAGGTTACACTCCTCTTCATGATGAGCTTCTTGATCCTGATACTCAAGTTCACG GAGATTACAAGGAAGGGTATTATATAGGCGTTGAAGTTCCTGAAGGTGACCCTGAATCCGAGAAGCCATTTTATGGCCCAAATGTTTGGCCTGCACCGG ATATTTTGCCTGGTTGGAGGGAGACTATGGATAGGTTTCATCAAGAAGCATT AGAGGTAGCAAAAGTAGTTGCGAGAATAATAGCACTTGCACTTGATTTGAATACTGATTTCTTTGACAAGCCAGAAATACTTGGTGAACCTATTGCAACGTTGCGGCTACTACACTACGAAG GTCAAACTTCTGATCCTTCAAAAGGAATATATGGTGCTGGGGCACATTCAGACTTTGGTTTGATTACCCTCTTGGCAACAGATGAAGTTTTAGGTCTTCAA ATATGCAAGGATAAAGATGCTAAACCCCAGATATGGGAGTATGTTCCACCGCTGAAGGG AGCATTTATAGTAAATCTCGGTGATATGTTGGAGCGTTGGAGCAACTGTGTCTTCAA GTCTACACTGCATAGAGTGTTAGGAAATGGCAGAGAGAGATATTCT ATTGCTTACTTTGTGGAACCCAGCCACGATTGTGTTGTTGAGTGTTTGCCAACCTGCAAGTCCGAGAAAAATCCTCCAAA GTTTCCTCCCGTCAAGTACGGATCATACCTGAGCCAGCGGTATAAAGATACTCATGCTGATCTCAGTATATACAAAAAATAG